One genomic region from Candidatus Nitrosopumilus koreensis AR1 encodes:
- a CDS encoding ribosomal L7Ae/L30e/S12e/Gadd45 family protein produces the protein MSKILEKSLKDAHKEGKLTMGTKQVLNSVKNSKLIVLSQSVGKETVEQIESDAKKEKIPLVNFQGTSVALGKLCGLQFRISTISFTSIDDANIKSILKDTEAEEKND, from the coding sequence ATGAGTAAGATACTTGAGAAATCTTTGAAAGATGCCCACAAAGAAGGCAAGTTAACAATGGGTACTAAACAAGTTTTAAACTCTGTAAAAAATTCCAAGCTAATTGTATTGTCTCAATCTGTAGGAAAAGAAACAGTTGAGCAAATTGAATCAGATGCAAAAAAAGAAAAAATACCTTTAGTAAACTTTCAAGGAACTTCAGTCGCATTGGGCAAATTATGTGGCTTGCAATTTAGAATTTCAACAATTTCATTTACATCAATCGATGACGCAAACATCAAATCAATTTTAAAAGATACAGAAGCTGAGGAAAAAAATGATTAG
- a CDS encoding 30S ribosomal protein S7, with protein sequence MAQTKNLLLFRKWDLSDIEVKDPGLKTAISLKKQILPYTFGRSALKRFNKADVNIVERLINKTMHFGKKYAKNTGRMTGKKTKVLNTVRTAFTIIELKTGKNPVEVLVRAVENSAPNEDTTRIVYGGTVYHVSVDVAPIRRVDLALRFIADAIKESTFSNPKPIEEHMAEHLILAAENDPNAPSVKKKNELERIAQASR encoded by the coding sequence ATGGCACAAACAAAAAACTTGTTATTATTTAGAAAATGGGATTTATCTGATATTGAAGTCAAAGACCCAGGTCTTAAAACTGCAATCTCTCTGAAAAAACAAATCTTACCATACACCTTTGGTCGTTCTGCACTCAAAAGATTCAACAAAGCAGATGTCAATATTGTCGAGAGACTAATCAACAAGACAATGCATTTTGGTAAAAAATATGCAAAGAACACCGGTAGAATGACTGGAAAGAAAACCAAAGTTCTCAATACCGTTAGAACTGCATTTACAATTATTGAACTAAAAACTGGCAAAAACCCAGTGGAAGTGCTAGTTAGAGCAGTTGAAAACTCAGCTCCTAATGAAGACACAACCAGAATTGTATACGGTGGTACTGTTTATCACGTATCAGTTGATGTTGCACCAATCAGACGAGTTGACTTGGCTTTGAGATTCATTGCTGATGCAATCAAGGAATCAACATTTTCAAATCCAAAACCAATAGAAGAGCATATGGCAGAACACCTAATCTTGGCTGCAGAAAATGATCCTAACGCTCCTTCTGTAAAGAAGAAGAATGAGCTAGAAAGAATCGCACAAGCATCAAGATAG
- a CDS encoding tetratricopeptide repeat protein, with protein MRIILGITLVLATFAPLTFSDIFADSFNVSFDKDSYHTGDALVISGQIIDFGMPIIAMSVFDPTGQILSANNLELSSDGSFSKTISLYSPFYEITGKYLVKLDYGKVTEEHTFVIEGDVVEPETAPQEDVVPEITSLYTEKDHYFDNDTIQIFGSVSSLDSPTVLIGIHDPFGSPAGFYFGNINNNLEFSTSFLVKDGVNFKSEGTYSIKAHYAETTTEHFFEYSANPPVSEEPVEDTAEETTETVEETVEETIEETIKETVATTETETVEETVEETVEETIEPTKTVKTTEQTEETIEPVDDVIDEIVSQKETVTNDDGETKTKIVSKETTKNNAPKDNILKNKEYDNLSVEDIELGKLLNQINLKCDTSTFVDTISYYDGMGPALYRLCQFNDSLEFFNKSLIENPDDVEILVNKGSTLGKIGYVSEAIAYYDHAIALDPNYLPAKNNKANALANLGNLDEAILLYNEILDYNPNYYTARTNLDTALSFKYENSESSEVINVSEYEIQNSFNEKSSFENTKEKPSNIFEELTRVFSSLFGFAE; from the coding sequence ATGCGCATTATCCTAGGGATAACTCTAGTGCTAGCAACATTTGCTCCGCTTACATTCTCTGATATCTTTGCTGATTCATTTAATGTGAGTTTTGACAAGGATAGTTATCATACTGGTGATGCACTTGTCATATCAGGTCAGATAATTGATTTTGGGATGCCCATCATTGCAATGAGTGTATTTGATCCTACCGGACAAATTCTTTCTGCAAATAACTTGGAACTTTCATCAGATGGCAGCTTCTCAAAAACCATTTCACTATATTCTCCGTTTTATGAAATCACTGGGAAATATCTCGTAAAACTTGACTATGGTAAAGTTACTGAAGAGCATACCTTTGTCATAGAGGGTGATGTAGTAGAACCAGAAACTGCACCACAAGAGGATGTAGTGCCTGAAATCACATCTCTATATACTGAAAAAGATCATTATTTTGATAATGACACAATCCAAATTTTTGGTTCTGTGTCATCTTTGGACTCTCCTACAGTTCTAATTGGTATTCATGATCCATTTGGTTCTCCTGCTGGATTTTATTTTGGAAACATAAACAATAACTTGGAATTTTCTACAAGCTTTCTTGTTAAGGACGGTGTAAATTTTAAATCTGAAGGAACTTACTCAATTAAAGCTCATTATGCAGAGACAACTACAGAACATTTTTTTGAATACTCTGCAAATCCTCCTGTTTCAGAAGAACCTGTTGAAGATACCGCTGAGGAAACAACAGAAACAGTTGAAGAAACAGTTGAAGAAACAATTGAAGAAACAATTAAAGAAACAGTAGCAACAACTGAAACAGAAACAGTTGAAGAAACAGTTGAAGAAACAGTTGAAGAAACAATTGAACCAACTAAAACAGTAAAAACAACTGAACAAACTGAAGAAACAATTGAACCTGTTGATGATGTGATTGATGAAATAGTTTCTCAAAAAGAAACAGTAACAAATGATGATGGAGAAACTAAAACAAAAATTGTTTCAAAAGAAACAACAAAAAATAATGCTCCAAAAGATAACATTCTAAAAAATAAAGAATATGATAATCTATCTGTTGAGGATATTGAACTTGGAAAATTACTAAATCAAATTAATCTAAAATGTGATACTAGTACTTTTGTTGATACTATCTCTTATTATGACGGAATGGGACCTGCACTTTACAGATTATGTCAGTTTAATGATTCATTGGAATTTTTTAACAAATCTTTAATTGAAAATCCTGATGATGTAGAAATTCTTGTAAACAAAGGCTCTACATTAGGAAAGATTGGATATGTCTCAGAAGCAATAGCATATTATGATCATGCTATTGCCCTTGACCCTAATTACTTGCCTGCCAAAAATAACAAGGCAAACGCCTTGGCAAATCTTGGAAATCTAGATGAAGCAATTTTACTTTACAATGAAATCCTTGACTATAATCCAAATTATTACACTGCAAGAACAAATCTTGATACTGCATTATCCTTCAAATACGAAAATTCAGAATCATCAGAAGTGATTAATGTATCTGAATATGAAATTCAAAATTCATTTAACGAAAAATCTTCATTTGAAAATACAAAAGAAAAACCATCTAACATTTTTGAAGAATTAACTCGCGTCTTTTCATCTTTGTTTGGATTTGCTGAATGA
- a CDS encoding DNA-directed RNA polymerase subunit A', whose product MSIQAVKAIDGIRFSVWSPTEIRKYSVAEITAPETYDEDGMPVQGGLMDGRLGTLEPGQKCLTCGNTAARCPGHFGHLELAEPVLHIAFIDNIYKLLQSTCRSCARLKVPQEDLDVFKTIKDKHAAYTVISQKRIPEQIIEKAKKAKECPHCGKTQYELIFTKPTIFVEKTEIGEHRLLPITIRERFSQILDEDLELLSYDPITARPEWFVLQAFPVPPVTVRPSIILETGIRSEDDLTHKMVDIIRVNQRLKESKDAGTPPLIVQDLVDLLQYHTTTYFDNEVSGIPQAHHRSGRPLKTLTQRLKGKEGRFRGSLSGKRVDFSSRTVISPDPNLDLSEVGVPEVVAMKLTIPEIVTEWNIERMRKLVINGPEKFPGVNYIVRPDGVKIRLDFVEDRSTIAETLEIGYLVERHLADGDIVMFNRQPSLHQMSIMAHYVRVLPGKTFRLHPSVCPPYNADFDGDEMNLHVPQSEEARAEAILLMRVQDQLISPRYGGPIIGALRDFVTGAYLLTKDDTTLSIQEFSNLAMLGGYTDPLPKPATKTKDGPAYTGKQLFSLFLPKDFNYVITSKWSKGTKGKPKDVVIKNGELISGVIDKSSIGAEEPESVLHRIAKDYGNAVGKTFLNSILIMVKQFITHYGFSYGYGDLIVPDKDKQQILDDIQETYDIVDDLTDQFNKGTLKLTRGMRPEEALEAYIVNELGKARDKAGSTANDCLPADNAGKIMATTGARGSSLNVGQMAGALGQQSRRGNRLHDGYNNRALTHYQEHDNNPDAHGFVKSNYREGLSALEFFFHAMGGREGLVDTAVRTQQSGYMQRRLINALEHIRLEYDGTVRDPHGHIVQFLYGEDGIDVQKSDHGEAFNPSRLVESQTIIDSGKKATKEEIETLAKKYTKTFNPRLTTLVTDALLESGLSKDGIETVCKKGLLLYNKAKVEPGQAVGIITAQSIGEPGTQMTLRTFHFAGIKERNVTLGLPRLIELVDARKKPVTPTMDIYLDEESKKSREKAIDVARNVLQTKVSALIADSETDYATEIKLVLSENRLKERGCSIAEVEAALSSNKKFKLETTGELITLKLVEESDTATAIAIRNKVLNTTVKGVPDIERVTLVQKDDEWVIQTTGSNVAKVLEVKGIDKKNVRTNNVFEIAGTLGIEAARNSLINELNSTLEDQGLEVDNRYIMLVADLMCSRGYMQQIGRHGIAGTKDSVLARAAFEITVPTIAHAALGGEIEQLKGITENVIVGSNIPIGSGTVDLYMQVSKKK is encoded by the coding sequence ATGTCCATTCAAGCAGTAAAAGCAATTGACGGAATCAGATTCTCTGTCTGGTCTCCAACTGAAATCAGAAAATATTCTGTTGCAGAAATCACTGCTCCAGAAACTTATGATGAAGATGGAATGCCTGTTCAAGGAGGTTTGATGGATGGTAGATTGGGAACCCTTGAACCTGGACAAAAATGTCTTACATGTGGAAACACTGCAGCAAGATGTCCTGGACACTTTGGACACTTGGAATTAGCAGAGCCAGTTTTACACATTGCATTTATTGATAATATCTACAAATTGTTACAATCAACTTGTCGTTCTTGTGCAAGACTCAAAGTTCCACAAGAAGACTTGGATGTCTTTAAAACAATCAAAGACAAACATGCAGCTTATACTGTAATTTCACAAAAACGCATTCCAGAACAAATCATTGAAAAAGCAAAGAAAGCAAAGGAGTGTCCTCATTGTGGTAAAACACAATACGAACTAATCTTTACAAAACCAACTATCTTTGTAGAAAAAACCGAAATTGGAGAACACAGATTACTTCCAATTACAATTAGAGAAAGATTCTCACAAATACTTGATGAAGATTTAGAACTTTTATCATATGACCCAATAACTGCAAGACCTGAATGGTTTGTATTACAAGCATTTCCTGTTCCTCCTGTAACTGTCAGACCTTCAATCATTTTGGAAACTGGAATTAGATCAGAAGATGACTTGACTCACAAGATGGTAGATATCATCAGAGTCAATCAAAGACTAAAAGAAAGTAAAGATGCAGGAACTCCTCCATTAATTGTTCAAGATTTGGTAGACTTGTTACAGTATCATACAACAACATATTTTGATAATGAAGTATCTGGAATTCCACAAGCTCATCATCGTTCTGGACGTCCTCTCAAAACATTAACTCAACGACTTAAAGGAAAAGAGGGAAGATTCAGAGGATCACTATCTGGAAAGAGAGTTGACTTTTCAAGCAGAACTGTAATTTCTCCTGATCCTAACTTGGACTTGAGTGAAGTAGGTGTTCCCGAAGTAGTTGCCATGAAACTTACAATTCCTGAAATTGTCACAGAATGGAACATTGAAAGAATGAGAAAACTCGTAATTAACGGACCTGAGAAATTCCCAGGAGTTAACTATATTGTCAGACCAGATGGCGTAAAGATTAGACTTGATTTTGTAGAGGATCGTTCTACAATTGCTGAAACACTTGAGATTGGTTACTTGGTAGAAAGACATCTTGCAGACGGTGATATTGTCATGTTTAACAGACAACCATCACTTCACCAGATGTCAATCATGGCACACTATGTACGTGTACTTCCAGGAAAGACATTCAGACTACATCCATCAGTTTGTCCACCATACAACGCAGACTTTGATGGTGATGAGATGAACCTTCACGTTCCTCAAAGTGAAGAAGCAAGAGCAGAAGCAATTCTCTTAATGAGAGTTCAAGATCAATTAATCTCTCCTAGGTACGGTGGACCAATCATTGGTGCACTAAGAGACTTTGTAACTGGTGCATACCTTCTAACTAAAGATGATACTACATTATCTATTCAAGAATTCTCAAATCTTGCAATGCTTGGTGGTTATACAGATCCACTACCAAAACCTGCAACTAAAACTAAAGACGGTCCAGCTTACACTGGAAAACAACTCTTCTCACTGTTCTTACCAAAAGACTTCAACTATGTCATTACATCAAAATGGTCAAAGGGAACAAAAGGAAAACCAAAGGATGTTGTAATCAAAAACGGTGAACTGATCAGTGGTGTTATTGACAAATCTTCAATTGGTGCAGAAGAACCAGAAAGTGTACTTCACAGAATTGCCAAAGACTATGGTAATGCAGTAGGAAAAACTTTCCTTAACTCTATTCTCATTATGGTAAAACAATTCATCACTCACTATGGATTTAGTTATGGTTATGGTGACCTTATTGTACCTGACAAAGATAAACAACAGATTCTTGATGACATTCAAGAAACTTATGATATTGTAGATGATTTGACTGATCAATTCAACAAAGGTACATTGAAACTAACAAGAGGTATGAGACCTGAAGAAGCACTAGAGGCATACATTGTAAACGAGTTAGGTAAAGCCAGGGACAAAGCAGGCTCTACTGCAAACGACTGTCTTCCAGCAGATAATGCCGGAAAAATTATGGCTACAACTGGTGCTAGAGGTTCATCACTTAACGTCGGTCAAATGGCAGGTGCACTTGGACAACAGTCAAGAAGAGGTAACAGACTTCATGACGGTTACAACAACAGAGCCTTGACACACTATCAAGAACATGATAATAATCCTGATGCACACGGATTTGTAAAATCCAATTACAGAGAGGGACTATCTGCCCTTGAATTCTTCTTCCATGCAATGGGAGGTCGTGAAGGACTGGTAGACACTGCAGTTAGAACACAACAAAGTGGTTACATGCAGCGTAGATTGATCAATGCATTAGAACACATTAGATTAGAATATGATGGAACAGTAAGAGATCCACACGGACACATCGTTCAATTCCTTTATGGTGAGGATGGAATTGATGTGCAAAAAAGTGATCATGGTGAGGCATTTAATCCAAGTAGATTAGTTGAATCTCAAACAATTATTGATTCTGGTAAAAAGGCAACAAAAGAAGAGATTGAAACTTTGGCAAAGAAATACACAAAGACGTTTAATCCAAGATTAACAACTCTTGTAACTGATGCACTACTAGAATCTGGACTAAGTAAAGATGGTATTGAAACCGTATGTAAAAAAGGACTGTTACTTTACAACAAAGCAAAAGTGGAACCAGGACAAGCAGTCGGAATCATCACTGCACAATCTATTGGTGAACCCGGTACTCAAATGACACTAAGAACATTCCACTTTGCAGGAATTAAAGAAAGAAACGTTACATTGGGTCTTCCAAGATTAATTGAACTTGTTGATGCAAGAAAGAAACCCGTAACCCCAACTATGGACATCTATCTTGATGAGGAATCAAAGAAATCAAGAGAAAAGGCAATTGATGTGGCAAGAAATGTTTTGCAAACCAAAGTCAGTGCATTGATTGCAGATAGTGAAACTGATTATGCAACTGAAATTAAATTAGTTCTTAGTGAAAACAGACTCAAAGAGAGAGGTTGCTCAATTGCTGAAGTTGAGGCAGCATTATCTTCAAACAAGAAATTCAAACTAGAGACAACTGGTGAATTAATTACTCTAAAACTAGTTGAAGAATCTGATACTGCTACAGCAATTGCAATCAGAAACAAGGTTCTCAATACTACTGTTAAAGGTGTACCTGACATTGAACGTGTAACACTTGTCCAAAAAGATGACGAGTGGGTAATCCAGACAACTGGTTCTAATGTTGCAAAGGTCTTAGAGGTAAAAGGAATCGATAAGAAAAATGTTAGGACAAACAACGTCTTTGAAATTGCCGGAACGCTTGGAATAGAGGCTGCAAGAAATTCATTAATCAATGAACTTAACAGCACACTAGAAGATCAGGGACTTGAAGTAGACAATAGATACATTATGTTAGTTGCTGATTTGATGTGTTCACGTGGTTATATGCAACAAATCGGAAGACACGGAATTGCTGGAACCAAAGACAGTGTCTTGGCAAGAGCCGCATTTGAGATTACTGTTCCAACAATTGCACATGCTGCACTTGGAGGAGAAATTGAACAACTCAAAGGTATTACTGAGAACGTAATTGTTGGAAGTAACATTCCAATTGGAAGTGGTACAGTTGATTTGTACATGCAAGTAAGCAAGAAGAAATAA
- a CDS encoding NusA-like transcription termination signal-binding factor, with protein sequence MTQSIKLTTDQMRMMSLFQNVTGATARDCVEDEKQDRVIFVVNTGKMGLAIGKGGMHIKSLQNIVKRNVELVEFDDDPAKFLSNLLNSKLVSEVKINTRTDGTKQAIVMVDPRKKGIVVGREGRNAEKARMLAKRYFDITSVLINSPERQTMEM encoded by the coding sequence ATGACACAATCAATCAAACTAACAACGGATCAAATGCGTATGATGTCTTTGTTCCAAAATGTTACTGGTGCAACAGCACGTGATTGTGTCGAAGATGAAAAACAAGATAGAGTAATTTTTGTAGTTAACACAGGAAAGATGGGACTTGCAATTGGTAAAGGTGGCATGCATATCAAATCATTACAGAACATTGTAAAGAGAAATGTTGAACTAGTTGAATTTGACGATGATCCGGCAAAATTTTTGTCTAATTTGCTTAATTCTAAACTGGTATCTGAAGTAAAAATAAATACACGAACAGATGGGACAAAACAGGCAATCGTTATGGTAGACCCAAGAAAGAAAGGAATTGTTGTAGGAAGAGAGGGCAGAAATGCTGAGAAGGCAAGAATGCTTGCAAAACGATATTTTGATATTACTAGTGTCTTGATTAACAGTCCTGAAAGACAAACTATGGAGATGTAA
- a CDS encoding DNA-directed RNA polymerase subunit B: MADPSTKRWPVIQDILKREGVARQHLNSFDEFLERGLQSIINEVGQIDIENAEYPYKIQLGKVKLQQPRMMELDGSITHITPAEARLRNVSYSAPVMMEASVVEDGKILESRFVHIGDVPVMAKSNACILHNFSTQKLVEHGEDPNDPGGYFIINGSERVIVGLEDLSYNKIIVDRETVGGNIVHKAKVYSSIVGYRAKLELVMKSDGLIVARIPGSPVDIPVVTLMRALGLESDREIAAAVSLVDELQDELEGSFEKAGDVPTAKDAIVYISKRIAPGMLEEFQIKRAETLLDWGLLPHLGKHPENRKEKAQFLGEAACKLLELKLGWIKPDDKDHYGNKVIKFAGQMLADLFRTAFRNLVRDMKYQLERSGQKRGINAVAAAIRPGIITDKLNNAIATGNWGRGRVGVTQLLDRTNYLSTISHLRRIQSPLSRTQPNFEARDLHATHFGRICPSETPEGSNCGLVKNLALSGIISVNVPSEEIVEKLYDLGTVHFFDAKEDLKKDGTRIFVDGKLIGYYKDGEQLAESLRDLRRNSKIHPHVGVSFHKSEIEGSTRRLYVNCNAGRVLRPLIIIKDNKPLLTADLLDKISKKLISWTDLLRMGVLEMIDANEEENCYVTLDEKDTKKHTHLEVFPPAILGAGASIIPYPEHNQSPRNTYESAMAKQSLGFSTPMMNTSTYVRQHFMLYPQVPIVNTKAMKLLGLEDRPAGQNCVVAVLPFDGYNIEDAIVLSKASVDRGLGRTFFYRIYDAEAKQYPGGMRDAFEIPNAEDNIRGYKGERAYRLLEEDGVVAAEAPVKGGDILIGKTSPPRFMEEYREFESSGPYRRDTSIGVRPSETGVVDTVVMTQSNEGGKMYKIRARDMRIPEIGDKFASRHGQKGILGILAKAEDLPYTASGMSPDVLINPHAFPSRMTVGMMMESICGKSAALRGKRFDGSAFVGEKMDEVREVMDAHGFEYSGKEIMYDGRTGKSFPVEVFIGVVYYQKLHHMVADKIHARARGQVQMLTKQPTEGRARGGGLRFGEMERDCLIAYGASMILKDRLLDESDKSDIFVCERCGLVAYHDVKQRKYVCRVCGDKAKVSSVSVAYAFKLLLQEMQSLNVAPRLLIKEKL, from the coding sequence ATGGCAGATCCTTCAACAAAACGTTGGCCAGTAATTCAAGATATTCTAAAAAGAGAAGGTGTTGCACGTCAGCACCTAAATTCATTTGATGAATTTTTAGAAAGAGGACTACAAAGTATTATCAACGAAGTTGGACAAATCGATATTGAAAATGCTGAATATCCTTACAAGATTCAATTAGGTAAAGTTAAACTTCAACAACCAAGAATGATGGAACTTGATGGTTCTATCACACACATCACTCCTGCAGAAGCTAGATTGAGAAATGTATCTTATTCAGCACCAGTAATGATGGAAGCAAGTGTTGTAGAAGATGGAAAGATTCTCGAGTCTAGATTTGTCCATATTGGTGATGTTCCGGTTATGGCAAAATCTAATGCATGCATCTTACATAATTTCTCTACACAAAAATTAGTTGAACATGGCGAGGACCCAAATGATCCTGGTGGGTACTTTATTATTAATGGTTCTGAAAGAGTAATTGTTGGACTAGAAGATCTTTCTTACAATAAAATTATAGTTGACAGAGAAACAGTTGGTGGAAATATTGTTCATAAAGCCAAAGTCTATTCTTCAATTGTTGGTTATCGTGCAAAATTAGAACTTGTAATGAAAAGTGATGGATTAATCGTTGCAAGAATTCCAGGTTCTCCAGTTGATATACCTGTAGTTACTTTGATGCGAGCACTTGGATTAGAATCTGACAGAGAGATTGCAGCAGCAGTTTCTTTGGTAGATGAACTTCAAGATGAATTAGAAGGCTCTTTTGAAAAAGCAGGCGATGTTCCAACTGCAAAAGATGCAATTGTTTACATCAGTAAGAGGATTGCTCCTGGAATGCTTGAAGAATTCCAGATTAAACGTGCAGAAACTTTACTTGATTGGGGTCTGTTACCTCACTTGGGAAAACATCCTGAAAATAGAAAAGAAAAGGCACAATTTTTGGGAGAGGCAGCTTGTAAATTATTAGAACTAAAACTTGGTTGGATTAAACCTGATGACAAAGATCATTATGGAAATAAAGTCATCAAATTTGCCGGACAGATGCTTGCAGATTTGTTTAGAACTGCATTTAGAAATCTTGTCCGTGACATGAAATATCAGCTAGAGCGCTCTGGTCAAAAACGTGGAATCAATGCAGTTGCTGCTGCAATCCGTCCTGGAATTATTACTGATAAACTAAACAATGCAATTGCTACTGGAAACTGGGGTAGAGGAAGAGTGGGTGTTACTCAACTACTTGATAGAACTAACTATCTTTCAACAATCAGTCACCTTAGAAGAATCCAATCACCACTTAGCAGAACACAGCCAAACTTTGAAGCAAGGGACTTGCATGCAACACACTTTGGAAGAATTTGTCCTAGTGAAACTCCTGAAGGCTCTAACTGTGGTCTTGTAAAAAACCTGGCATTATCTGGAATCATCTCTGTAAACGTACCCTCTGAAGAAATTGTGGAAAAACTCTATGATCTTGGAACTGTTCACTTTTTTGATGCAAAAGAAGATTTGAAAAAAGACGGAACTAGAATTTTTGTAGATGGAAAATTAATTGGCTACTACAAAGACGGTGAACAACTAGCAGAATCTCTCAGAGATTTGAGAAGAAATTCAAAGATTCACCCACACGTTGGTGTGTCATTTCATAAATCTGAGATTGAAGGTTCTACAAGAAGATTGTATGTTAATTGTAATGCAGGACGTGTTCTAAGACCACTCATTATCATCAAAGATAACAAACCATTACTTACTGCTGATTTACTAGATAAAATTTCAAAGAAACTCATCTCTTGGACTGATCTTTTGAGAATGGGAGTACTTGAAATGATTGATGCAAATGAAGAAGAGAATTGTTATGTTACATTAGATGAAAAAGACACAAAGAAACACACACACCTTGAAGTTTTCCCACCCGCAATTCTTGGTGCAGGTGCTTCAATCATTCCATATCCTGAACACAACCAGTCTCCAAGAAACACATACGAGTCTGCAATGGCAAAACAGAGTTTGGGATTCTCAACACCAATGATGAATACTAGTACATATGTTAGACAACACTTTATGCTATATCCTCAAGTTCCAATTGTTAATACAAAAGCAATGAAACTTTTGGGATTAGAAGACAGACCAGCAGGTCAGAACTGTGTAGTTGCAGTATTGCCATTTGATGGTTACAATATTGAGGATGCAATTGTTCTTAGCAAAGCCTCTGTTGACAGAGGACTTGGAAGGACATTCTTCTATAGAATTTATGATGCTGAAGCAAAACAATATCCTGGTGGAATGCGTGATGCATTTGAAATTCCAAACGCTGAGGACAATATACGAGGCTACAAGGGAGAACGTGCCTATAGACTATTAGAAGAAGATGGTGTTGTTGCAGCAGAAGCTCCAGTAAAAGGTGGGGATATCCTCATTGGAAAAACTAGCCCTCCAAGGTTCATGGAAGAATACCGAGAGTTTGAATCCTCTGGTCCTTACAGAAGAGACACATCAATTGGTGTCAGACCTTCAGAGACTGGTGTTGTTGATACTGTAGTTATGACTCAATCAAATGAAGGTGGAAAAATGTACAAGATTAGAGCAAGAGATATGAGAATTCCAGAGATTGGTGACAAGTTTGCATCACGACATGGACAAAAAGGAATTTTAGGAATTTTAGCTAAAGCAGAAGATTTGCCATATACTGCAAGTGGAATGTCTCCTGATGTTTTGATTAACCCACATGCATTCCCATCTAGAATGACAGTTGGCATGATGATGGAGTCTATCTGTGGAAAATCTGCCGCATTACGTGGAAAGAGATTTGATGGTTCTGCATTTGTTGGAGAAAAGATGGATGAGGTAAGAGAAGTAATGGATGCACATGGTTTTGAATATTCTGGTAAAGAAATAATGTATGATGGAAGAACTGGAAAATCATTTCCTGTTGAAGTCTTTATTGGAGTTGTATATTATCAGAAACTGCACCACATGGTTGCAGACAAGATTCATGCAAGAGCACGTGGACAAGTTCAGATGTTAACTAAACAACCAACTGAAGGAAGAGCAAGAGGCGGTGGTCTTAGATTCGGTGAAATGGAGAGAGACTGTTTGATTGCATATGGTGCTTCTATGATTCTTAAAGACAGATTGCTTGATGAATCTGATAAATCTGATATCTTTGTATGTGAGAGATGTGGTCTTGTTGCTTATCATGATGTTAAACAAAGAAAATATGTCTGCAGAGTATGTGGTGATAAGGCCAAGGTCTCATCAGTTTCAGTTGCATATGCATTCAAATTACTCTTACAAGAGATGCAGAGTCTCAATGTTGCACCACGATTGTTAATCAAGGAGAAACTATAA
- a CDS encoding 30S ribosomal protein S12: protein MRKSPLGLFAGRVLTAKKKRQRWAISTYKRRELGIDKKADPLGGAPQARGIVLEKVGVAAKQPNSAIRKCVRVQLIKNGKSVTAFLPRDGAMNFIDEHDEVHIQGMGATQGGAMGDIPGVRFKVFKVNGTSLHELVIGKKEKPRR from the coding sequence ATGAGAAAATCACCACTTGGATTATTTGCAGGCAGAGTTCTAACTGCCAAAAAGAAAAGGCAGAGATGGGCTATCTCTACTTACAAAAGGAGAGAATTAGGTATTGATAAAAAAGCAGACCCACTTGGTGGTGCTCCCCAAGCAAGAGGAATTGTTTTAGAAAAAGTTGGAGTTGCAGCAAAACAGCCAAACTCTGCAATTAGAAAATGTGTTCGTGTTCAATTAATTAAAAATGGTAAATCAGTTACCGCATTCTTGCCAAGAGATGGTGCAATGAACTTTATTGATGAACACGACGAAGTTCACATTCAAGGAATGGGTGCAACTCAAGGTGGTGCAATGGGTGATATTCCTGGTGTTAGATTCAAAGTATTCAAAGTAAACGGAACTTCTCTTCATGAACTAGTTATTGGAAAGAAGGAGAAACCAAGGAGATAG
- a CDS encoding LSM domain-containing protein produces MADEISTLMANSKDKVVLLRLRNNKTIQGVLQDFDIHMNLTLENAEDVSEEKPDPLGKVLLRGDNILAISLPDEE; encoded by the coding sequence ATGGCAGATGAAATCTCAACATTAATGGCAAACTCCAAAGACAAAGTTGTATTGCTTCGATTACGAAACAACAAGACCATTCAAGGAGTACTGCAAGACTTTGACATCCACATGAATCTTACACTAGAAAATGCTGAAGATGTTTCTGAAGAAAAACCTGATCCTCTGGGCAAAGTACTGCTTCGTGGAGATAATATTTTGGCAATATCTTTGCCTGACGAAGAATAA